A window from Cryptomeria japonica chromosome 1, Sugi_1.0, whole genome shotgun sequence encodes these proteins:
- the LOC131075773 gene encoding chaperone protein dnaJ 20, chloroplastic-like has translation MTLYDVLCVPQSAELGEVKKAYREKVRIYHPDICPAEEKEKSSKMFLLVQEAYETLSDPMLRVDYDLKLLLNPKLLLSQRRNVKQKNWAEQIESLRMRSRSGERKTWGEKMRRSREEMAAH, from the coding sequence ATGACTTTGTATGATGTGTTGTGTGTTCCACAGAGCGCTGAATTGGGTGAAGTGAAGAAAGCGTACAGGGAGAAGGTCAGAATTTACCACCCTGATATCTGCCCGGCTGAGGAGAAAGAGAAATCCAGCAAAATGTTTCTTCTAGTACAGGAAGCTTATGAGACTCTGTCTGATCCAATGCTAAGGGTTGATTATGATTTAAAGCTTCTTTTGAATCCTAAGTTATTGTTGTCACAGAGGAGAAATGTGAAGCAGAAGAACTGGGCAGAGCAGATtgaaagtcttagaatgaggtcgagGAGTGGTGAGAGGAAGACCTGGGGAGAAAAAATGCGGCGCTCCAGAGAAGAAATGGCGGCGCATTGA